A section of the Paralichthys olivaceus isolate ysfri-2021 chromosome 14, ASM2471397v2, whole genome shotgun sequence genome encodes:
- the atl2 gene encoding atlastin-2 isoform X2, with translation MAEVSGLRGRNHFKPGHKSRVADEGLSGMDEAPIFQHKNRPPLAKTEDLEDDFLPRTKASNSGKNASITPSPDEGIHEEAVIEEEKAKPIQIVLANEDEHSFELDAAALEKILLQDHVKDLNVVVVSVAGAFRKGKSFLLDFMLRYMHSQSESWIGGDDEPLTGFTWRGGCERETTGIQIWSEVFVIDKPDGSKVAVLLVDTQGAFDSQSTIKDCATVFALSTMTSSVQVYNLTQNIQEDDLQHLQLFTEYGRLAMEEIYLKPFQSLMFLIRDWSYPYEHDYGLKGGNAFLDKRLQVKCNQHEELQNVRKHIHSCFSSINCFLLPHPGLKVATNPYFDGRLKDIDGDFKRELTQLVPLLLAPERLVVKEIGGNKVTCRDLLEYFKAYIKIYQGEELPHPKSMLQATAEANNLTAVAGAKDLYGKNMEQICGGDKPYIAPADLERCHEEFREHSVHHFRSVKKMGGEEFCQRYQNQLESELNEAYSNFSKHNDGKNIFYTARTPATLFAVMFVTYVVSGVTGFIGLTTLAALANFVMGIALLSLCAWAYVKYSGEFREVGTMIDLVADTLWEQVLKPLSEHYMEDNVRQTVVNSLKASLTEQGSQHTKLKTH, from the exons GCTTGAGTGGCATGGACGAGGCCCCTATTTTTCAGCATAAGAACAGGCCTCCTTTAGCCAAGACCGAAGATCTGGAGGATGATTTCCTTCCCAGGACCAAGGCCTCAAACTCTGGCAAAAATGCCAGCATCACCCCCTCACCTGATGAAGGGATTCACGAAGAG GCAGTGatagaggaagaaaaagccAAGCCCATCCAGATTGTCCTGGCCAACGAGGATGAGCACAGCTTCGAGCTGGACGCGGCAGCGCTGGAGAAAATCCTGCTGCAAGATCACGTGAAGGACCTGAATGTGGTGGTGGTGTCTGTGGCAGGGGCCTTCCGCAAGGGCAAGTCCTTCCTGCTGGACTTTATGCTGCGATACATGCACAGTCAG AGTGAGTCGTGGATTGGAGGTGATGATGAGCCTCTGACAGGTTTCACCTGGAGAGGAGGCTGCGAGAGGGAGACCACAGGAATTCAGATCTGGAGCGAAGTGTTTGTGATCGACAAGCCGGACGGCAGCAAG GTAGCTGTCCTCCTTGTTGACACTCAGGGAGCATTTGACAGCCAGTCCACCATAAAGGACTGTGCTACCGTGTTCGCCCTCAGCACAATGACCAGCTCTGTACAG gtttacAATCTCACCCAGAACATCCAGGAGGATGATTTGCAGCATCTGCAG CTTTTCACAGAATATGGTCGACTGGCAATGGAAGAGATCTACCTGAAACCTTTCCAG tcccTGATGTTCCTGATTCGTGACTGGAGTTATCCTTATGAACATGACTATGGTCTGAAAGGTGGCAACGCCTTCTTGGACAAAAGACTACAG GTTAAATGCAACCAACATGAAGAGCTGCAGAACGTGAGGAAGCACATCCACTCCTGCTTCTCAAGCATCAACTGCTTCCTGCTGCCACATCCTGGCCTCAAGGTGGCCACCAACCCCTACTTTGACGGCAGGCTTAAAG ACATCGATGGTGATTTTAAAAGGGAGCTTACCCAGCTGGTGCCTCTGCTCCTGGCCCCAGAGCGACTGGTAGTGAAGGAGATCGGAGGCAACAAAGTCACCTGCAGAGATCTCCTGGAGTATTTCAAG GCTTACATAAAGATCTACCAAGGTGAAGAGCTGCCTCACCCAAAGTCCATGCTGCAG GCGACGGCAGAAGCCAATAACTTGACTGCTGTGGCAGGAGCCAAAGACTTGTACGGCAAGAACATGGAGCAG ATCTGTGGTGGGGACAAGCCATACATCGCCCCAGCTGACCTGGAGCGCTGCCATGAGGAGTTTCGCGAGCACTCTGTGCATCACTTCCGCTCAGTGAAGAAAATGGGTGGCGAGGAGTTCTGCCAGCGCTACCAGAACCAGCTGGAGTCCGAGCTGAACGAGGCCTACAGCAACTTCTCCAAACACAACGACGGCAAAAACATCTTCTACACAGCACGCACACCCGCCACGCTGTTTGCAGTCATGTTTGTCACCTACGTGGTGTCTGGGGTGACCGGCTTCATTGGTCTGACCACCTTAGCAGCGCTGGCTAACTTTGTAATGGGCATAGCGCTGCTGTCCCTCTGCGCCTGGGCGTACGTGAAGTATTCTGGAGAGTTTCGGGAGGTGGGAACGATGATAGACCTGGTGGCCGATACACTCTGGGAACAG GTTTTGAAGCCGTTAAGTGAACATTATATGGAAGACAACGTCAGACAGACGGTGGTTAACTCTCTCAAAGCCAGCTTGACAGAACAGGGCTCGCAGCACACCAAGTTAAAGACTCATtga
- the atl2 gene encoding atlastin-2 isoform X1 yields MAEVSGLRGRNHFKPGHKSRVADEGLSGMDEAPIFQHKNRPPLAKTEDLEDDFLPRTKASNSGKNASITPSPDEGIHEEAVIEEEKAKPIQIVLANEDEHSFELDAAALEKILLQDHVKDLNVVVVSVAGAFRKGKSFLLDFMLRYMHSQSESWIGGDDEPLTGFTWRGGCERETTGIQIWSEVFVIDKPDGSKVAVLLVDTQGAFDSQSTIKDCATVFALSTMTSSVQVYNLTQNIQEDDLQHLQLFTEYGRLAMEEIYLKPFQSLMFLIRDWSYPYEHDYGLKGGNAFLDKRLQVKCNQHEELQNVRKHIHSCFSSINCFLLPHPGLKVATNPYFDGRLKDIDGDFKRELTQLVPLLLAPERLVVKEIGGNKVTCRDLLEYFKAYIKIYQGEELPHPKSMLQATAEANNLTAVAGAKDLYGKNMEQICGGDKPYIAPADLERCHEEFREHSVHHFRSVKKMGGEEFCQRYQNQLESELNEAYSNFSKHNDGKNIFYTARTPATLFAVMFVTYVVSGVTGFIGLTTLAALANFVMGIALLSLCAWAYVKYSGEFREVGTMIDLVADTLWEQVFSKLLEPVRSRLAWPASLLPSGAALGLSVLTPLNNNYKKNY; encoded by the exons GCTTGAGTGGCATGGACGAGGCCCCTATTTTTCAGCATAAGAACAGGCCTCCTTTAGCCAAGACCGAAGATCTGGAGGATGATTTCCTTCCCAGGACCAAGGCCTCAAACTCTGGCAAAAATGCCAGCATCACCCCCTCACCTGATGAAGGGATTCACGAAGAG GCAGTGatagaggaagaaaaagccAAGCCCATCCAGATTGTCCTGGCCAACGAGGATGAGCACAGCTTCGAGCTGGACGCGGCAGCGCTGGAGAAAATCCTGCTGCAAGATCACGTGAAGGACCTGAATGTGGTGGTGGTGTCTGTGGCAGGGGCCTTCCGCAAGGGCAAGTCCTTCCTGCTGGACTTTATGCTGCGATACATGCACAGTCAG AGTGAGTCGTGGATTGGAGGTGATGATGAGCCTCTGACAGGTTTCACCTGGAGAGGAGGCTGCGAGAGGGAGACCACAGGAATTCAGATCTGGAGCGAAGTGTTTGTGATCGACAAGCCGGACGGCAGCAAG GTAGCTGTCCTCCTTGTTGACACTCAGGGAGCATTTGACAGCCAGTCCACCATAAAGGACTGTGCTACCGTGTTCGCCCTCAGCACAATGACCAGCTCTGTACAG gtttacAATCTCACCCAGAACATCCAGGAGGATGATTTGCAGCATCTGCAG CTTTTCACAGAATATGGTCGACTGGCAATGGAAGAGATCTACCTGAAACCTTTCCAG tcccTGATGTTCCTGATTCGTGACTGGAGTTATCCTTATGAACATGACTATGGTCTGAAAGGTGGCAACGCCTTCTTGGACAAAAGACTACAG GTTAAATGCAACCAACATGAAGAGCTGCAGAACGTGAGGAAGCACATCCACTCCTGCTTCTCAAGCATCAACTGCTTCCTGCTGCCACATCCTGGCCTCAAGGTGGCCACCAACCCCTACTTTGACGGCAGGCTTAAAG ACATCGATGGTGATTTTAAAAGGGAGCTTACCCAGCTGGTGCCTCTGCTCCTGGCCCCAGAGCGACTGGTAGTGAAGGAGATCGGAGGCAACAAAGTCACCTGCAGAGATCTCCTGGAGTATTTCAAG GCTTACATAAAGATCTACCAAGGTGAAGAGCTGCCTCACCCAAAGTCCATGCTGCAG GCGACGGCAGAAGCCAATAACTTGACTGCTGTGGCAGGAGCCAAAGACTTGTACGGCAAGAACATGGAGCAG ATCTGTGGTGGGGACAAGCCATACATCGCCCCAGCTGACCTGGAGCGCTGCCATGAGGAGTTTCGCGAGCACTCTGTGCATCACTTCCGCTCAGTGAAGAAAATGGGTGGCGAGGAGTTCTGCCAGCGCTACCAGAACCAGCTGGAGTCCGAGCTGAACGAGGCCTACAGCAACTTCTCCAAACACAACGACGGCAAAAACATCTTCTACACAGCACGCACACCCGCCACGCTGTTTGCAGTCATGTTTGTCACCTACGTGGTGTCTGGGGTGACCGGCTTCATTGGTCTGACCACCTTAGCAGCGCTGGCTAACTTTGTAATGGGCATAGCGCTGCTGTCCCTCTGCGCCTGGGCGTACGTGAAGTATTCTGGAGAGTTTCGGGAGGTGGGAACGATGATAGACCTGGTGGCCGATACACTCTGGGAACAG GTGTTTTCCAAACTTTTGGAGCCCGTCAGGAGCCGCCTGGCGTGGcctgcctctctcctcccttcggGAGCGGCGCTGGGACTCAGCGTTCTGACTCCTCTCAACAATAACTACAAGAAGAATTACTAG